The proteins below are encoded in one region of Dasypus novemcinctus isolate mDasNov1 chromosome 13, mDasNov1.1.hap2, whole genome shotgun sequence:
- the S100A6 gene encoding protein S100-A6 encodes MAFPLDQAVSLLVCTFHKYSGREGDKNTLNKRELKELIQKELTIGSKLQDAEIARLMDELDRNKDEEVNFQEYVTFLGALMMLYSELLKG; translated from the exons ATGGCGTTCCCCCTGGACCAGGCCGTCAGCCTCCTGGTGTGCACCTTCCACAAGtactctggcagggagggagaCAAGAACACCCTGAACAAGAGGGAGCTGAAGGAGCTGATCCAGAAGGAGCTCACCATCGGCTCG AAGCTGCAGGATGCTGAAATTGCAAGGCTGATGGACGAACTGGATCGGAACAAGGACGAGGAGGTGAACTTCCAGGAGTACGTCACCTTCTTGGGGGCCTTGATGATGCTCTACAGTGAACTTCTCAAGGGCTAA